The sequence below is a genomic window from Qipengyuania flava.
CAGCTACATCGGCGGCGTTTCGGCCCATGTCCTCCCGGTCCCGATGATGAACATCATCAACGGCGGCGAGCACGCCGACAACCCGATCGACATCCAGGAATTCATGGTCATGCCGGTTGGCGCCGACAGCCTGGCCGAAGCGGTGCGCTGGGGCGCGGAGATCTTCCATACGCTGAAGAAGAAGCTTCACGAAAAGGGTCTCGCCACAGCGGTTGGCGATGAAGGCGGCTTCGCCCCTGACCTTGCCAGCACGCGCGACGCGCTCGACTTCATCATGGCCTCGATCGAGCAGGCCGGCTTCAAGCCGGGCACCGACGTTGCACTGGCGCTGGACTGCGCCTCGACCGAGTTCTTCAAGGACGGCAAGTACGAGATCTCGGGCGAGAAGCTCTCGCTCGATGGCCATGAGATGGCCGAGTATCTCGACAAGCTATGCCGTGACTATCCGATCCGCTCGATCGAAGATGGCATGGCCGAAGACGATTTCGAAGGCTGGAAGGCACTCACCGACCGCATCGGCAACAGTGTCCAGCTTGTCGGCGACGACCTCTTCGTCACCAACCCGCAGCGCCTTCGCGAAGGGATCGACCAGGGCCTGGCCAACTCGCTGCTGGTGAAGGTCAACCAGATCGGCACCCTGTCGGAAACGCTCGACGCGGTGAGCATTGCCAACCGCGCCGGCTACACCGCCGTCATGTCGCACCGTTCGGGTGAGACCGAAGACGCAACGATCGCCGACCTCGCGGTCGCCACGAACTGCGGCCAGATCAAGACCGGCAGCCTTGCCCGCAGCGACCGGCTCGCAAAGTACAACCAGCTTATCCGTATCGAGGAAGAGCTGGGCGACAGCGCGCATTACGCGGGCCAGGCCTGCTTCGGCCGGATCGGTAGCTGATAGTCAGCCTTCCGCCCGGTTCTTCGGGTGGAACCAGTATTGCCACACGCCCCAGCCGTTGATGAGCAGCAGCACGCCGTTCATCGCGGCGAGCGGCATGGCGTCCTCTGTATAGCCGATCCAGATCCACAGCGCCGACACGACGCAGAACAGGACGAAGCCCCAGGCCGTCGCGCGGCGGCCCATGTCGAAGGCGATCAGCGAGGCGGCGATGACCGTCCCGATCGAGGCGGCCCATTCCCAAGGTCCGTTCATGGCATTGCTCCCAGCATGATTGTCACGACGCGCCGCGCACGCTAGCGTTCCGAAATTGCTCTTTGTGGGAGAGGGGCTTGGGACAGTTTCCGGCGCATCCGGATGAAGTAACCGCAGCGTGGCTGGGCGATGTGCTCGGCGCGGCGGTGGCATCCGTTCGGTGGGAACCCATCGGCACAGGCCAGGTGGGTGACAGTGTTCGCTTTCATCTGACGGGCGAGGGTGTGCCTGAAACACTTGCGGGCAAATTTCCGGCAGCCGACGAGACCAGCCGCGGAACCGCTGCGATGATGGGTCTCTACCGCAAGGAAGTGGAATTCTACCGCAAGGCCGCCCCGCTGCTCGATGTCCGCGCGCCGCATGTCCATTTCGCCGATGTGGACGACACGGGCACGCGTTTCATTCTGCTGTTCGAAGATGTCGGCCCGGCCCGTCAGGGGGACCAGATCGCGGGCTGCGGTATCGAGGATGCGCGCGCCGGGATCCGGCAGGCCGCCGCGATCCACGCGCCGAGCTGGGGCAAGAGCGAAATGCTCGAGGCCGAATGGCTCGCGCCGCCTCCCGGTTTGCGGGAACAGCTGGGCGCTATGTACGCCCAGGCGCACGAGGTTTTCCGCGAACGCTACGCCGACACTCTCGAGCCGGAATACATGGAAGTCTGCAACCAGCTGGCCGAGTTGAGCAAGGCGTCCTTTACCCGCGAAGATCCGCCCAAATGCGTCGTCCATGGGGACTTCCGCCTCGACAACATGCTGTTCGACATCAAGGGCGGGGCGGAAGCCATTGCCGTGCTCGACTGGCAAACCGTGACCACGGGCAATCCCATGACCGATGTCGGCTATTTCCTCGGCTGCGGTATCGGCAAGGCCTTGTGGGAAACGCACGAGATGGAGCTGCTCGACCTGTGGCGCGCCGAAATGCAGGCGCGCGGGGTCAAGCTCTCCCATGAAGAGGTCGAACACGATTACCGGCTCGGCATCCTGCATGGGGTATCGACCGCCGTGTTCAGCGCTGCCTTCGTCGAGCGGACGACGCGCGGCGATGCCAACTTCCTGTCCATGGCGCGCGGATCGTGTTCGCTGGCGCTCCACCGTGATAGTATCGCTGCGTTGAAAGAGGTGTTGTAATGGTGCTCAGCCGCGGAGACGACTACCCGATCCACCAGACGCCGGAGCCGGTGGCCTACGCCGGTACCGATCGGAATTTCTACGACCGCTACTTCTTCAACGGCTACGCGCCCGATGGCAGCGGCTTTTTCGCCGTGGCGCTGGGCATCTATCCGCATCTTGATGTGATCGATGCGCATTTCAACGTGATCCGCGACGGGGTTCAGCACTGCGTCCACGCCAGCGCCGAGCTGGGCATGGAGCGCATGGCGATGGCCACGGGTCCGATCTCGGTCGAGATCATCGAACCGCTCAACATTTTGCGCATCCGGCTTGAACCGTTCGAGGGGATGGCTGCCGACATCACATTCACCGGCCGCGCGTTTCCCATCGAGGAACCGCGTTTCACCCACCGGATCGGTCCGCGCGCATTCATGGACTACACCCGCCTTACCCAAAACGGGCGCTACGAAGGCTGGATCGAGGTCGATGGCGACAAGCGCGACCTGGCCGAAGGAACCATGGGCACGCGCGACCGTAGCTGGGGCGTGCGACCCGTAGGTGCGCGCGACATGCAGCCCATGCCGGGCAGCCCCATGCCGGCCTTTTTCTGGCAATGGACGCCGATCAATTTTGCCGCCGGCAGCCTGTTCTTCCACGTGAACAACGACGAACACGGCAATGCGTGGAACACACGCGCTGCCTGGGCCGGCGAGGGCGCCTCACCCGCCGAGATTTTCGAAGGCCACGGCAGCATGCGTACGCGGCTCGATGCGGGCACGCGCTGGCCGATGGGGGGCACGCTGTCGCTCGCGCTTCGCGGTGCGCCGGAGCAGATTACCTTCGAGCCGCTCGGACGCTTCCAGATGCGCGGGCTTGGCTACACCCATCCCGAATGGGGCCACGGCCTGTACCATGGCGCCCTCAAGGTGGAGCGCGAGGATATCGACCTGGCCGAACTCGATCCCCTCGCACCGGAGAACCTGCATGTGCAGATCCCTATGCGGGTTACGGCGGGGGACGGGACCGAAGGCATCGGCGTGTTCGAGCAGCTTATCATCGGGCCGTTCGCGCCGCTCGGCCTAAAGGAGTTCCTCGACGGCGCTGCCTAGCGCGCGAGCAGCAGCGTAACCACGCCACCGAATATGAGCATGCCGCCGGCGATCTTCAGCCGGTCGGCCTTCTCGCGCAGGAAGAAGATCGCAATCAGCAGCGCGAAGAGGATCGAACTTTCGCGCAAGGGCGCAAGGCGGGGCAGATCGCCGACCGAGAACGCCAGCATGGCGAGGCCGTAACTCACCACGCCCATGGCGCCCGCCAGCACGCAGCTGCGCCAGTTGATCCTGGCGTAGGCGACGAAGGCTCGGCCTCGCCATGCGCCGAAAGCACCGCCAATGACCACGCCCAGCACGAAGAACGCCCAGGCGATGTAGGACATGGGGGTCGGTGCCGCCCGGACACCGCCGGCGTCCAGCACGGTGTAACAGGCGACCGAAAACCCGGTGAGGATCGAATAGCCCAGCGCCGCCGGGGTGAGGTTGCGCCCGATCGCGCTGAGGAAAATGCCGGTTGTGACAAGGCCCATGCCGGCCGCCACGGGCACGGTGATCGCATCGCCGAGGATGAACACGCCGCCCATCGCCGCGAAGACTGGCGCCGTGCCGCGCATGACCGGGTAGCTCGCGCTCATATCTGCCACTTCAAAGGCGCGTACGAGCGAGAGGAAATAGACGGCGTGGACGATCAGCGAGCCAATCAGCCAGCCCCACGCCCCATGCGGCGGCGGGAAGAAGAAGATGGCCGGCAAGACCACGAGCCCGCCGCTCAGATCGATCAGCGCGCGGCTTGCGAGCTTGTCTTCGCCCGATTTGAGAACCGCGTTGACGACGGCGTGGATCGCCCCGGAGGCGATCATCATCAGCGCGGCGATCTCGATCATGGCATCAGGCTGCGAAGCGATCCTGCAGCTTCAGCAGCGCAAGCGCGGCCATCGCAGCCTCGCCGCCCTTGTTCTTCTGCTTGGGGTCGGCGCGAACGAGCGCCTGCTCTTCGTTCTCGACGGTGAGGATACCGTTGCCGATGGCCATGCCGTCCATCGTCAGCGCCATGATGCCACGCGCGCTTTCGCCAGCGACGATTTCGAAGTGATAGGTCTCGCCGCGAATGACCACGCCGATGCCGACATAGCCGTCGTATTCCCCGCTTTCCGAAGCCAGCGCGATGGCGCCGGGCACTTCGAGCGCGCCGGGAACGGTGAGGACATCGACATCGTGGCCTTCAGCCTTCAGCGCCGACCGCGCGCCGTCGATGAGCATGTCGTTGAGGTGATCGTAGAAACGGGCTTCGACGATAAGGAAACGGGCCATTGTCAGTCCTTCGGGATACCGGCGCGCGCTAGTGTCGCGCCTTGATAGGGAAGTTCGTGGGTTACGTCGCGCACCGCCCATGGCGGATCGGGAAGCGCGCGCAAAGCGGCAAGATCGTCCATTTCGATTTCCGCGAGCATCAGTCCTTCGAGTGCGCCGTTGAAGCGGTCGATGGAAAAGACATTCTCGCCATGCGCCAATTTGAAGCGGGTCTTGGTCAGCTCGAGCGCCGGAAGGCTGGCGAAAACTTCATGCTCCGCTTGCTCGAGATAGGCGGTGACGATGGGCCGCGCGTCGGCTTCATCGCACTCGTATTTGCGCGTCAGCTTGAAAACGGTAGCCCCGCCGCGTTCCATCCGGCGAAGGCGCATGCGCGTGCCTTCGATATAGCGGTCATGGATGGCGACCGGATCGCCGAGATCGGCGTGGGCGAGTTTGTCTGCATCCACCAGCCAGCGCCGCTCGATCTCGAGATGCGCGTATTTGGGGTGCTCTGCCTCGTCGGCGGCACCCCTCATGCGCTTGAGGTTCCTACCCTCACTCACTCCGGGATCGGCTTGTGATCGACAATGTTTAGGCCGTAGCCCTCGATCGCGACGACATTGGGCTGCGAATTGCTGAGCAGGATCATGTCTTCGATGCCCAGGTCGGCGAGGATTTGCGAGCCGATGCCGACATTGCGCTGCGCATCGCTCTCGCTGTAGCCGCGATTGCCTGCCGGGCGACCGGTGATAAGGACAATCACGCCCGAACCATGCTCGCCCACTGCGTGCATTGCGCGCTGGAGCGTGCGCTTGCGCGGGCCGGGTTTGCCGAGCAGGTCGTCAAAGATCGAGATCGGGTGCACACGGGCGAGGGTGGGCTGGCCTTCGATCACATGCCCCTTCTGCAGGACATAGCTTTCGCTGCCGTCGACCGTGTTGCGGTAGGTGATGAGTCGCCAGTCACCGCCGTAATCCGATTCGAACGCATCCTCGGCCACGCGCTCGACCAGGTGGTCGTGGCGCATGCGGTATTCGATGAGGTCGCGGATCGTGCCGATCTTCATGTCGTGCTTGCGCGCGAAGCCGATCAGGTCGTCGAGGCGGGCCATGGTGCCATCCTCGTTCATGATCTCGCAGATCACGCCCGAGGGGTTGAGGCCGGCAAGGCGCGAGATATCGACGGCTGCCTCGGTATGACCGGCACGGACCAGAACGCCGCCGTCGCGCGCGGCGAGGGGGAAGACGTGGCCCGGGGTGACGATATCGTCCGGGCCCTTCGAGGAGTCGATGGCCACGGTGACGGTGCGCGCGCGGTCGGCGGCGCTGATGCCGGTGGTGACGCCTTCCTTGGCCTCGATCGAGGTGGTGAAGGCGGTCTGCATGCTTTCGCGGTTGTCGCGGCTCATGGGCTCCAGGCCGAGCGCTTCGACACGCTTGCGGTCGAGCGACAGGCAAATAAGTCCGCGGCCGTGCGTCGCCATGAAATTGATCGCGGCGGGTGTGGCCATCTGGGCCGGGATGATGAGATCGCCCTCGTTCTCGCGGTCTTCATCGTCGACGAGGATGTACATGCGCCCGTTGCGCGCTTCGTCGATGATCTCCTCCGCGCCGACGATCACCGGGGTCTCGTCGTTGGCTTCGAGGAAGGATTCGAGCTTGGCGAGGGTCTCGGCCGTGGGGTTCCAGCTATCTTCCCCGCAGTCGCGCAAGGTGTTGGCGTGGAGCCCTGCGGCGCGGGCCAGGCCGGCGCGGGTCATGAGACCCTGCGAAACCAGCGTGCGAACTTTGTCGATCGTGTTCATGCGGCGGCAGGTATCACACTACAATGTGATTGCCAATGGCGGTACTCACATTCGCTGTGATCGGGCGCAACTCACCCGT
It includes:
- the ribH gene encoding 6,7-dimethyl-8-ribityllumazine synthase; the encoded protein is MARFLIVEARFYDHLNDMLIDGARSALKAEGHDVDVLTVPGALEVPGAIALASESGEYDGYVGIGVVIRGETYHFEIVAGESARGIMALTMDGMAIGNGILTVENEEQALVRADPKQKNKGGEAAMAALALLKLQDRFAA
- the ribB gene encoding 3,4-dihydroxy-2-butanone-4-phosphate synthase; translated protein: MNTIDKVRTLVSQGLMTRAGLARAAGLHANTLRDCGEDSWNPTAETLAKLESFLEANDETPVIVGAEEIIDEARNGRMYILVDDEDRENEGDLIIPAQMATPAAINFMATHGRGLICLSLDRKRVEALGLEPMSRDNRESMQTAFTTSIEAKEGVTTGISAADRARTVTVAIDSSKGPDDIVTPGHVFPLAARDGGVLVRAGHTEAAVDISRLAGLNPSGVICEIMNEDGTMARLDDLIGFARKHDMKIGTIRDLIEYRMRHDHLVERVAEDAFESDYGGDWRLITYRNTVDGSESYVLQKGHVIEGQPTLARVHPISIFDDLLGKPGPRKRTLQRAMHAVGEHGSGVIVLITGRPAGNRGYSESDAQRNVGIGSQILADLGIEDMILLSNSQPNVVAIEGYGLNIVDHKPIPE
- the eno gene encoding phosphopyruvate hydratase; this encodes MTAIIDIHAREILDSRGNPTVEVDVLLDDGSFGRAAVPSGASTGAHEAVELRDGDKDRYLGKGVIKAVEAVNTEIRDMLVGAFDAEDQRDIDLGMIALDGTPNKGRIGANAILGTSMAVAKAAANARGLPLYSYIGGVSAHVLPVPMMNIINGGEHADNPIDIQEFMVMPVGADSLAEAVRWGAEIFHTLKKKLHEKGLATAVGDEGGFAPDLASTRDALDFIMASIEQAGFKPGTDVALALDCASTEFFKDGKYEISGEKLSLDGHEMAEYLDKLCRDYPIRSIEDGMAEDDFEGWKALTDRIGNSVQLVGDDLFVTNPQRLREGIDQGLANSLLVKVNQIGTLSETLDAVSIANRAGYTAVMSHRSGETEDATIADLAVATNCGQIKTGSLARSDRLAKYNQLIRIEEELGDSAHYAGQACFGRIGS
- a CDS encoding phosphotransferase, translated to MGQFPAHPDEVTAAWLGDVLGAAVASVRWEPIGTGQVGDSVRFHLTGEGVPETLAGKFPAADETSRGTAAMMGLYRKEVEFYRKAAPLLDVRAPHVHFADVDDTGTRFILLFEDVGPARQGDQIAGCGIEDARAGIRQAAAIHAPSWGKSEMLEAEWLAPPPGLREQLGAMYAQAHEVFRERYADTLEPEYMEVCNQLAELSKASFTREDPPKCVVHGDFRLDNMLFDIKGGAEAIAVLDWQTVTTGNPMTDVGYFLGCGIGKALWETHEMELLDLWRAEMQARGVKLSHEEVEHDYRLGILHGVSTAVFSAAFVERTTRGDANFLSMARGSCSLALHRDSIAALKEVL
- a CDS encoding DMT family transporter, which gives rise to MIEIAALMMIASGAIHAVVNAVLKSGEDKLASRALIDLSGGLVVLPAIFFFPPPHGAWGWLIGSLIVHAVYFLSLVRAFEVADMSASYPVMRGTAPVFAAMGGVFILGDAITVPVAAGMGLVTTGIFLSAIGRNLTPAALGYSILTGFSVACYTVLDAGGVRAAPTPMSYIAWAFFVLGVVIGGAFGAWRGRAFVAYARINWRSCVLAGAMGVVSYGLAMLAFSVGDLPRLAPLRESSILFALLIAIFFLREKADRLKIAGGMLIFGGVVTLLLAR